One window of the Labilibaculum sp. genome contains the following:
- a CDS encoding FAD-linked oxidase C-terminal domain-containing protein, whose product MLTGEYKILHERLLKSIDKNRMFHDPLHTLAWETDASFYRLIPKLVVKSKSEAEVSLIMRECHNLNIPVTYRAAGTSLSGQAISDSVLVVAGEHWKKHTILDNGEKIRLQPGITGARANALLARYGKKIGPDPASINAAMIGGIAANNASGMCCGTSENSYKTIDSIRVILHDGTVLDTSCKESIASFKSTHLDMLKGISQLAAAIRKNKTLNARIHEKFKMKNTTGYSLNALVDYKDPIDILTHLMIGSEGTLGFISEVVYRTVIEHKHKASSLMIFPDIEKACRAVSILKSEPVAAVELMDRAALRSVENDVGVPAYLKTLSVGASAILVETRAGDAKTLNKQIEIITNSLRDIQVELPIEFTDVPAEFAMLWKIRKGLLPTVGGMRKVGTTVIIEDVCFPVPKLAEATLDLQDLFKKYKYSEAVIFGHALEGNLHFVFTQDFGTQPEIDRYAKFMDELADLVVGRYDGALKAEHGTGRNMAPYVEMEWGTDAYNLMKEIKAIFDPHFLINPGVILNADKQAHLKDLKPLPAAHEKIDQCMECGFCEPSCVSHNLTLSPRQRIAVYREITRLKASGETPHELAGMVNNSITRPCKCVLPIVCVRLVVL is encoded by the coding sequence ATGCTGACAGGAGAATATAAAATTTTACACGAACGATTGCTAAAGTCAATTGATAAGAACAGAATGTTTCATGATCCTCTTCATACGCTTGCATGGGAAACCGATGCTAGTTTTTACCGGCTAATTCCTAAATTGGTAGTAAAGTCGAAAAGTGAGGCTGAGGTAAGTTTAATTATGAGGGAATGTCATAATTTAAACATACCGGTTACTTATCGTGCTGCAGGAACCAGTTTATCGGGGCAGGCAATAAGTGATTCTGTTTTGGTGGTTGCGGGAGAGCATTGGAAAAAGCATACGATACTTGATAATGGCGAAAAAATACGTCTTCAGCCAGGTATTACGGGTGCCCGTGCAAATGCTTTGCTGGCACGATATGGCAAGAAAATCGGACCGGATCCTGCATCTATTAATGCGGCAATGATTGGTGGTATTGCTGCCAATAATGCATCAGGAATGTGTTGTGGAACTTCTGAGAATTCTTACAAAACAATCGATTCTATCCGTGTAATTTTGCATGATGGAACCGTTCTGGATACCTCCTGTAAGGAAAGTATTGCTTCGTTTAAAAGTACTCATCTTGACATGCTGAAGGGCATTAGTCAATTGGCCGCAGCTATTCGGAAGAATAAGACTTTGAATGCCCGGATTCACGAGAAATTCAAAATGAAGAATACAACCGGTTACAGCCTGAATGCTTTGGTTGATTACAAGGATCCGATTGATATTTTAACTCACCTTATGATTGGTTCTGAGGGAACCTTAGGATTTATTTCTGAGGTGGTTTACAGAACGGTAATTGAGCACAAGCACAAAGCAAGTTCATTAATGATTTTCCCTGATATTGAGAAAGCCTGCCGGGCGGTTTCAATTTTAAAATCGGAGCCTGTTGCTGCGGTTGAATTAATGGATAGGGCTGCATTGCGTTCGGTTGAGAATGATGTTGGAGTGCCTGCTTATTTAAAAACACTTTCGGTTGGTGCATCTGCTATTTTAGTGGAAACCAGAGCGGGTGATGCTAAAACATTAAACAAGCAGATTGAAATAATTACAAATTCCCTTCGGGATATTCAGGTGGAATTACCCATTGAATTTACTGATGTTCCTGCTGAATTTGCAATGCTTTGGAAAATCCGTAAAGGTTTACTTCCAACAGTTGGCGGTATGCGTAAAGTGGGAACCACTGTTATTATTGAGGATGTTTGTTTTCCGGTACCAAAGTTGGCCGAGGCTACTTTGGATCTTCAGGACTTGTTTAAAAAGTACAAGTATTCGGAAGCGGTTATTTTTGGTCATGCTTTGGAAGGCAATTTACACTTTGTATTTACTCAGGATTTTGGAACCCAACCTGAAATCGACAGGTATGCCAAATTCATGGATGAATTGGCCGATTTGGTTGTTGGCCGTTACGATGGAGCTCTAAAAGCGGAGCACGGTACCGGACGAAATATGGCTCCTTATGTTGAGATGGAGTGGGGTACAGATGCTTACAATCTGATGAAGGAAATCAAGGCCATCTTCGATCCTCATTTTTTAATCAATCCGGGAGTTATCCTGAATGCCGATAAACAAGCTCATTTAAAGGATTTGAAACCTCTTCCTGCTGCTCACGAAAAAATAGATCAGTGTATGGAGTGTGGTTTTTGCGAACCATCATGTGTATCACACAACTTGACTTTAAGTCCGCGCCAAAGAATTGCTGTTTACCGCGAAATTACTCGTTTAAAAGCCTCTGGAGAGACTCCTCACGAGTTAGCCGGTATGGTAAACAATTCGATTACGAGGCCTTGCAAATGTGTGCTACCGATAGTTTGTGTGCGCTTAGTTGTCCTGTGA